One Aegilops tauschii subsp. strangulata cultivar AL8/78 chromosome 2, Aet v6.0, whole genome shotgun sequence genomic window, GGCCATGATGACGACATGCCTTGGGATCATTCCTGTGTTTGTAATCGCCGCTAGATGGTCTACAAAACTGGATGTAAATGTTACTTTTAGTATTTTTATGCTACCTTATAGTTGATGAATAGATCGGAAGTTTTTTTTTTTAAACGGAGCCTTTTGGTCAGTCACGTTCACACCCCATAAGCGCCATTTTATCAGTTTGATTGATTATAGCAGTCAACGACGGCACAGCCGTGCATGACGCGTGTCAGCTTATTCTTTGCTCCACGAGCTGCTCGCGCCCCTTGCTCAAACTTCATCCCGCCACCAATGGCGTAGACGCGTCGTGCTCCTCCGATTTGGCAACGGAGGCCACATGCGACTTTGCCATTTACACTGTACTCGTACTATACAAGTTGCCACCCCACCCCGATGGATCCATCTCACCTACTGCTCATCAGCCGTCGGCGCTCCCCCATTATATGTACCATGCCGATCGCGCAGCAGAGCTCACGCACTTCCAAGCAGAGGAGAACGAAGGAGAGACAGAGTGATCGAGCGTACGTGAAGAGACACAGTCAATGGAAGCCGCCGCGGGTCAGGGAGagcgcccgacgccgccgccgctgccgctgggGGTGCGGCTCCAGCTGGCGGGGCTCACGGCCGCCATCGACGCCGTGGAGCGCAGCGACGGCACCGTCAACCGCTGCCTCTACTCGGTGATCGACCGCCTGCTGAGCGCGCGCGCCAACCCGCGCCCGGACGGCTCCGGCGTGCGCTCCTACGACTTCACCATCGACGCCTCCCGCGGCATCTGGGCGCGCGTCTTCGCCCCGGTCTCCTCGGCGGTGCCGCTGCCCGTCGTCGTCTACTACCACGGCGGCGGCTTCGCGCTCTTCTCCCCGGCCATCGGGCCCTTCAACGGCGTATGCCGCCGCCTCTGCAGCGACGTCGGCGCCGTGGTCGTGTCCGTCAACTACCGCCTCGCCCCGGAGCACCGCTACCCGGCGGCGTACGACGACGGCGTGGACGCGCTCCGCTTCATCGACGACGCCGGCGGCGTCCCGGGCCTCGGCGACGGCGTCCCCGTCGACCTCGCCAGCTGCTTTCTCACCGGGGAGAGCGCGGGGGCCAACATCGTCCACCACGTCGCCAGCCGCTGGGCCGCCGAGCACCTGCACGCCGCCAAGTCCCTCCGCCTCGCCGGCATCATCCCCGTGCAGCCCTACTTCGGCGGCGAGGAGAGGACGGAGTCGGAGCTCAGGCTGGAGGGCGTGGCGCCGGTGGTGAACCTCGAGCGCTCCGACTTCTCCTGGAAGGCGTTCCTGCCCGTGGGTGCCACCCGCGACCACCCTGCGGCGCACGTGACCGACGAGAACGCCGAGCTGGCCGAGGATTTCCCGCCTACGCTGCTGGTGGTCGGCGGGTTCGACCCGCTGCAGGACTGGCAGCGGCGTTACGCCGACGTGCTGCGGCGGAAGGGGGTGAAGGTCCAGGTGGCGGAGTACCCGGACGGCTTCCACGGGTTCTACGGCTTCCCGGCGGTCGCTGACGCCGGCAAGGTTTTCCAGGAGATGAAGGCTTTCGTGGAGAGCAACAGGGTGGCGCCGGTGAAATCCACCGCCCGGTGAGGAAGATGCCGTGATCCAAGGAACGCGTGGTTCGGTGGGGGATCAGTCTGTCTGCATGCGTGAGATGAGATTTGTTCTAATTTGATCGTTGTGTACTTGTGTAGTGTGATCACTCATTACAATGGAAGTTTTTAATATATTTTTTGCGAAATGATTACAGGAGTTGTGAGTTGTGACAGACTGCCCGCTGCATGCATGAATATGTTTGTTTAAGCAAGAGATGTGAGGCATGGACAGGAAAATGTAGCTTCTTGATCGCTTATAACAGTAATAAAATGTGCACATTTAGACAACACTTTTACTAAATTTCAGTCGTCTGTTTTGTAACTGGCTTCAGGTCGTTTTTGTGGCCGTCAGATCGTGTACCAATCTCAGCGTTGCTCGCCTCTTCCTTCTGTCTGTGTTTCTCATGCGTGCGTGCTGGCCTGTTGGGCTTCAGTTGTTTTGGGTTATGGGCTTTTACTGGGTTGCGGAGGAGTGCCGCCGGAGgaagtcggcggcggcggcgttcaACCGCAAGGGCTGGCGGCAGGTCATGGAGGGCGGCCAGCTGCCGGCGAGCAGCTCTGAGAAGAGGGAGGTAAGCTGCGGGGAGCACCGGGAGGAAGGAGAGAGTAGTCGGGAAAGGAGGACGGCGAAGCGTTTCCGTCGGGTCCGCCACCAGCAATTGCTCGTCGGAGAGGCCGGAATCAGTTGTCAACGTCGGTCGGGTGGAAGGTACGGTGAGTTATTCCCCTCTCCCCCATGAGTTTTCTCGCTCAGCTTCACTTCATTTTCCTGCATCTGTCATCGCGCGCGTATCAGATGATTTTTGGATGGTGTCTGTTCTTAGCTCCCACACCAAATTCATGTGATAGCACAGCGGCCTTCCGATTGTTAGGTTACTGAGATTGCGGTGTTCGTGCCCTGGGCTGTGTGTTCAACTTTTCTTAATTTCTCTTCAGATTTGTTGTATATTGGGGGAACTCAAACTCAATAAATTTATCAGTCATTCTTGTATTTTCATTTCTCAGTCCTGTGTTTCAGTTCATCCAAGTGTACTTCTGTGTTCAGTTCATACAAGTGTAGTGTGTTTAGTTCATACTGCAGGGAATCAATCCATTCAAACCATGCATTGTTGTGGTCCAATAAAAGTTTGTTGAGCTAGCTAGCTTAAAGAGCGAGTAATGAAAGGAACTAAGTACTGTTGTTCCCTAGCTATCTTCAGATAGCAGTGAGCTTAATAGTTGCATAGACGTATATATGTAGTTTTGAGTCTGGATGTGGCGTgtgaaaacaacacatgcatcattAGTAGCACTATGATTTCGAATGCAAGAACTTGATAGGACATGCAGGAGGTATTAACTTTTTTGTCCTAAAT contains:
- the LOC109767025 gene encoding probable carboxylesterase 18, which encodes MEAAAGQGERPTPPPLPLGVRLQLAGLTAAIDAVERSDGTVNRCLYSVIDRLLSARANPRPDGSGVRSYDFTIDASRGIWARVFAPVSSAVPLPVVVYYHGGGFALFSPAIGPFNGVCRRLCSDVGAVVVSVNYRLAPEHRYPAAYDDGVDALRFIDDAGGVPGLGDGVPVDLASCFLTGESAGANIVHHVASRWAAEHLHAAKSLRLAGIIPVQPYFGGEERTESELRLEGVAPVVNLERSDFSWKAFLPVGATRDHPAAHVTDENAELAEDFPPTLLVVGGFDPLQDWQRRYADVLRRKGVKVQVAEYPDGFHGFYGFPAVADAGKVFQEMKAFVESNRVAPVKSTAR